gaaacaaccaaatcCTAAACAGTCACTAACCCCAATAAGCACAAGTTCCCTGATATAGgactgtgagcaggagagcttgaggatgtgtgggatttcacagaagaactggcccagggcactgccctggcacaggggcagggaaaatgtactggctgtgtgcagcagagcattgagaaagccagtggcccaggcagctgctgccatgtgggcacaagctctgctgcccaggagggtcccgtagtgcaggggtttgcagatggcaacgtagcggtcgtagcacatggtggtgaggaggaaatactctgctgacatgaagaagacaaagaaaaagagctgtgcagcacatcccgtgtaggaaatggttgtggtgttatggagggaattgtgcatggctttggggacagtggtgcagatgcagcccaggtctgtgagggagaggttgagcaggaagaagcccatgggggtgtgcaggtggtggtcgcaggctacggcgctgaggatgaggccgttggccaggagggcagccagggagatgcccaggaagagccagaagtgcaggagctgcagctcccgcctgtctgccaatgccaggaggaggaactgggtgagggagctgctgttggacatttgttGACTCTGGATGTGGGGCCCTGTTCAAGTAGGAAATAACAGTGACAAGTTAGGGCAGAACATTCTAAGAAAattcaaagctgctttccaacaCCCCTCTCACTGCTccattggttttccttttctagaaATCTCTCCCTCAGCTCCATGGCTGGAGCTCTGCTTGGGGCTCACCACATCTTCCACGAGGAGCAGACCCTCTGCCCACTGGCTGTGAGGGCTCAGATCTGCTCTGCACCAGTGTGGTCATGGGCATGGTGAGCACAGGGGCCCATCCTGGTGTTCATCTGTGTCAGATGAAACTGCTCCCACTGCAAAAGGGCTTGTCAGCCTCTGCACTCCCAATTTCTGAGAAAAACCAGGACAGCAGAAGGCAGTGTCACAGGTTTGATGTGTttacttgtttgcttttttttttttagactcccCTCATCTTTCCTGAGGATTGTTCCTGGATGTCAGAACTCCTCAGCACTTCTGATGCACTCAGGGAGAACAGAGCAggtcctgccaggcaggaggattGTCTGGGGCTTTGTGCAGAGTGAGGGGAGCTGGTCTGTCCCTCTCTCTTGTTCCCAACTGCCCTGGCTTTGCTCCTTCCTGAGATGGAGATTGATCACACTCCCAGTTTGGTCTGAAAAGCCACCAGACACTgttgagagcagagggatccaTCCCACACTACTCaatgtctcagcctgtctcaagGGCTCAAAACCCCACTTGGAGCCAAGGACACCCGTGGCTCATCTCCCCAAcccaacagcatctcctggcatgggcacagcatctctgcccctctccactggggctttcagagaacacagctgtgctgggaggatgatttgcattctccagggcagctcccagcttggAAGGACACCTCAGAAAAGAGCCAAGTGTCCTAATGACAGGGTCTGattgagggaaaaagagctcCTGACCCAGGCTCACAGACTTCACTGTCCACACcccacagggcagaggacaaGTGGAATGtctcattcccagggacacTCCTGCCATAGGGGAATCCCAGGACCAGTGTTGGACTGTGTAGCTTGAACTCCCCTGCCCAGTGAACCTGactgagagaaggagggaacaacCTCAAGACCACAGGCAAGCTGAGAACCAAGGAAATGCACAGGGAGGGTCCAGCTGGAagaggccagggcagagcccactgggcactcagggcagcatcaccctgagccagttgtgccacctcccagacaccaacagtgccagcaagttgttctcagccctgggcagctcctcacAGTTCCCTGTGGAACTCAAACCACCAGGCATGTGGCTTGAGAGCTTGAGAGAAATCCCTCCTTGGATCTTCCCCTTGAAGTATCCACTGGAAAATATCCTGGGGTGCTCTGGTTCTGTGAGCAACCCTGACCCATGAAACTCTCACTGGATAGCAGAagaaacctgccctgccctggcaggctttgctctttccacccccaggctctgcccagccctgagggagctccccagcccggctgagagctgcccctggcagtggcagagctcctgccccggcacagccctgggctgcaggaccctgctctgcaggacagcttggggcagcctgggtggcacagcccagcttcACAAcccctcagccatccctgggagaagggaaccctgctgggatgtgcccgggatggtgcagcagggagtgggatgtgccagTGTTAGGAGATCTTTGCACCAACAGCAGACACATTGCCCTTCATGCTGACTTACCCTGAAGAAGCCTGGAAAGATTCCTCTTCCAGTGGATCTTCCTCTCgacttccctcccagcccagtcTCTGTGTGACCgctctctgccttgcttttcttccctgggtgctgcaggcagtgccctcagccctgctgggctgtgcagaggagctgctcaccagcagagctgtctctttgaagctcttcttgcttgccaggagctccctgtgtgccaggagcccggcccagttcagcagcacagcatcagccccaggcatttcatggtCCTcagggggtttgatgttgttcacatgagactcagtccctgagaggaagttcaaacaacttttcaacaagtcaaagtgagattgaaacactaaagtttcttgtagtgctaatgagtctcactgagggacacaactgagaacgtgtccccaggttccagttagagcagaaaactgcagacagtgatgacaaggatggacaagcaagggaaaggtggctctgatgctgaagaaaccttgacttATTTCATTAATCCAAAGAGCCAAGCTCTGACTCCCAatccctgggaaggcagatcctgtccctgcctcattcctcagggctcttcctggggcactgggatgtgggatgtgcaatgccaagggcaggcccatggggtggcacctgccaggctgctgagcagggacaaggaggccatgaggccccagggctgcaaggggcactcccctcctcctggcatcaggggcacagacagcagccatggccaaaggcctgcagaaggtggctgtgtcagggcctttcagcttctccccctccctgtctcctctccagcccaggctgtcctacggtgtccatgccctgcccctttccctgcaggctgtcgtcatccccccggctgccccacctggctggcaccttcctgcactgacatctctgcgtcctccctggctcttcctgcacacacaaagccttgggctcctCCAGActcctttgtgacatattgcaccacaaccttggccttggagggaaatttctgacttcttgtcaccagtccaggccaccccagctgcccttggtggcagtAGTTCTTTCTTGGGCTGTTTTCtgccaggaagaaaagctccaccagctctgacaccccccttccagacctctcaggctactcctctactgtcctccactgacccctgagtcctcagcctctatatacgggtcatgtgcttgaggccccaaattccttcctgggagatctctgggacctctccaaggttttggaaggtgaaaatagagtgctcttatcccaggaaacacagagggacacttttttccaagggttgtcttggcagaatgaggcacaatctctttaaactttctggcacaagggtgctctgagctctgggtacggagggagctccaagtgccaaccactggagtgggagctacaaatcatcagggctggtgttctttggagggccagacactggtgagagtggtgtgtgtgtgcacatggaaggacttgaagggcacaatgaactgtctcaaaacactgtcaaagcaggaaaatcccataaggcaccacagcacataagcactggtggcaaacaggaaggcctttaattccaaggcctaaagggaggtgaagctttggaagtagcccccaggacagaattgcactgtgcagactgtgggaaagagcagacagccccaacaggaagccagggctggtaaggcaggtctggggaacccatccagacaaagattcccacctgcagactggaagcacaccgGGAAAACTCCCACTGTGGcaaactgtgggaaaggaagcaagtccttgtccacgtgccagcccaagctgtggaaacagcatctaccccccaGAATACCcggggcttgggctgtataaaagtgatagcccagaagcacaacttggggaccctccaccgagcagagcagggtgaagaaggaccggtgggagcctcagggatctccatggggtgatacatttacttcatctctgtgtctctctcactggcttcccaccatccctttcttctctctctatttctttctctctctctccctcctatttactgttaaatcaaagctggactgctgactttggcacatggtctcctttgcagctaAATTTGGGCAGAGATGTCTTTTAATAATGAGAACCTGAcagtatccatgaggttttacagtgtgggaatggccactggattccatgaggttccacagagtcacagggtccatttggcttcgtaaggctctgtagtgtgataatggacccttgattccatgagtttgcaaaatgtctcaggactcctttggttctaggaggccccacatatcccagtggccccttggttccatgagattccacagtgtcccaggaatcctttggttccctgagccctgcagtgtcacagtggcctgTTGGTTCCATGAAGTttcacagtgtcacaatggcccctcgattccatgagtttccacagtctcccagggttcctttggttccatgaggccttgcagtgtcacagtggcctctTAATTCCTTGACTTTTCACA
This Pseudopipra pipra isolate bDixPip1 chromosome W, bDixPip1.hap1, whole genome shotgun sequence DNA region includes the following protein-coding sequences:
- the LOC135406361 gene encoding olfactory receptor 14J1-like; amino-acid sequence: MPMTTLVQSRSEPSQPVGRGSAPRGRCAAEYFLLTTMCYDRYVAICKPLHYGTLLGSRACAHMAAAAWATGFLNALLHTASTFSLPLCQGSALGQFFCEIPHILKLSCSQSYIRELVLIGVSDCLGFGCFIFIVFSYVQIFRAVLRIPSEQGRHKAFSTCLPHLAVVSLFVSTAIFAYLKPPSISSPSLDLTLSVLYSVIPPALNPLIYSLRNQELKDALRKMMTGCFSGEIRCQFSGV